A portion of the Acidobacteriaceae bacterium genome contains these proteins:
- the pssA gene encoding CDP-diacylglycerol--serine O-phosphatidyltransferase, with protein MAAEMSAEFKRPSRGMYILPSLFTAGNIAVGYYAIMQAIYGSATHDANAFDRSALAIVFAILFDGLDGRIARMTNTQSAFGAELDSLADVIAFGVAPSLLAYLWGVKQVIGEEAPQVHAHLVHFGIVVCFLFLICGACRLARFNVSVDPKPRNPGRPGRKYFVGMPIPAGAGCLAAVVHFESGSPIYNPWMSCLWLALIAFIGFLMVSSWRFWSGKEIDMSSRRPARLLVLVVVFGAIMFEWSEKGLIVLAMSYLVSGVVARLAYSWQRRSESAA; from the coding sequence ATGGCAGCCGAGATGTCTGCAGAGTTCAAGCGTCCTAGCCGAGGGATGTATATCCTGCCGTCGTTGTTTACGGCAGGCAACATCGCCGTTGGCTATTACGCGATCATGCAGGCAATCTATGGCTCTGCGACGCATGATGCGAATGCGTTCGATCGTTCTGCGCTGGCGATTGTTTTTGCCATTCTTTTCGATGGGCTTGACGGACGCATTGCGCGCATGACGAACACGCAGAGCGCCTTTGGTGCCGAGCTTGATTCGTTGGCGGACGTCATCGCCTTTGGCGTAGCGCCGAGCCTGCTCGCGTATCTCTGGGGCGTCAAGCAAGTCATTGGCGAAGAGGCTCCGCAGGTTCACGCACACCTCGTCCACTTCGGCATCGTCGTTTGCTTTCTCTTCCTCATCTGTGGAGCTTGCCGTCTTGCTCGGTTCAACGTCAGCGTTGATCCGAAGCCGCGTAATCCGGGACGACCGGGCCGCAAGTACTTCGTGGGAATGCCTATTCCCGCAGGAGCTGGCTGCCTTGCGGCTGTAGTGCACTTTGAAAGCGGCTCGCCGATCTATAACCCTTGGATGTCCTGCCTGTGGCTGGCGCTGATCGCCTTTATAGGCTTCCTGATGGTGAGCAGCTGGCGTTTCTGGAGTGGTAAGGAAATTGACATGTCGTCGCGCCGACCGGCCCGTTTGTTGGTGCTGGTTGTGGTGTTTGGTGCCATCATGTTTGAGTGGTCGGAGAAGGGGCTGATCGTTCTGGCGATGAGCTATCTTGTCTCCGGCGTGGTGGCTAGACTGGCCTACTCGTGGCAGCGCCGTTCAGAATCCGCGGCATAA
- a CDS encoding phosphatidylserine decarboxylase encodes MVRDGLLYGISLLVVAVIVWILTHFIFLAAVPVLLAAFFLWFFRDPSRVIPDAPGLVVSPADGKVEEAEWIETSAGDRIRITIFLNVFDVHVNRVPVGGKVTVVEYRAGQFLNAMKSESAVLNEQTLITVSNGSYDVSFKQIAGLLARRIICNLKVGDVVTRGQRMGLIKFGSRTDILLPANAELRVKPGQRVKGGSSILAVIPQETTI; translated from the coding sequence ATGGTCCGCGACGGTTTGCTCTACGGAATCTCACTGCTGGTGGTCGCAGTGATTGTTTGGATTCTGACGCATTTCATTTTCCTGGCTGCGGTTCCGGTTCTGCTGGCGGCCTTCTTCCTGTGGTTCTTCCGCGATCCCAGCCGCGTCATTCCTGATGCTCCGGGATTGGTTGTTTCTCCTGCTGACGGCAAGGTGGAAGAGGCAGAGTGGATTGAAACCTCTGCTGGCGATCGCATCCGCATCACCATCTTTCTGAACGTATTTGACGTTCATGTGAACCGCGTTCCGGTTGGCGGCAAGGTGACTGTTGTGGAGTATCGCGCGGGGCAGTTCCTCAATGCGATGAAGTCTGAGTCGGCTGTCTTGAATGAGCAGACACTGATTACCGTGAGCAACGGTTCATACGACGTAAGCTTCAAACAGATTGCTGGCTTGCTGGCTCGCCGCATTATTTGCAACCTGAAGGTTGGCGATGTTGTGACACGTGGTCAGCGTATGGGGTTGATTAAGTTTGGTTCGCGTACTGATATCCTTCTGCCCGCGAACGCTGAGCTTCGCGTGAAGCCTGGTCAACGAGTGAAGGGCGGAAGCTCCATTCTTGCCGTCATTCCGCAGGAGACGACGATTTAA